GGGACTTCAACAATATTTAATATTTCATTAATGATTTCTTCCGTTGTAATATTTTCAGCTTCTGCTTCATAGGTTAGCCCGATTCTGTGCCGTAAAACATCGTGGCATACAGCCCTTATATCTTCAGGATAAACATATCCTTTGCGTTTGATAAAAGCATAGGCTTTAGCTGCCAAAGCAAGGTAAATACTGGCGCGCGGTGATGCCCCATAGTTTATAAGCCCTTCAAATTTTTTCAGATTGTATTTTGAAGGGTAGCGTGTCGCAAAAACAATGTCGGTAATATAGTTTTCAATTTTTTCGTCAATATAAACTTCCCTTACTATAGCCCTGGCTTTGATAATATCGTCTGTTTTAATAACAGGTTTGGTAGCTAAAGCTTTGTTACCAACATTTTGCTTCATAATCAGCTTTTCTTCTTCCTTGTTGGGGTAGCTAATCACTACTTTCAGCATAAAACGGTCAACCTGGGCTTCGGGTAATGGGTATGTACCTTCTTGTTCAATGGGGTTTTGTGTGGCAAGCACAAGAAAAGGTTCAGGTAAGGGAAATGTTGTGTCGCCAATAGTTACCTGTCGCTCCTGCATAGATTCAAGTAAAGCACTTTGGACTTTTGCCGGTGAACGGTTGATTTCGTCTGCCAAGATAAAGTTTGCGAAAATAGGGCCTTTGCGCACGTTAAACTCTTCTTTTTTCTGGCTGTAAACCATAGTTCCGACTAAGTCGGCAGGTAACAGGTCGGGAGTAAATTGTATTCGGTTAAACTTTGCATCAATGGCATTAGCCAGTGACTTAATAGCAAGAGTTTTTGCCAGACCGGGAACTCCCTCAAGCAAAATATGGCCATTTGATAACAAACCTATAAGTAATCTTTCAATCATGTGTTTCTGACCAACGATGACTTTTGCCATTTCCATCGTTACTATATCCACAAAAGCGCTTTCACGCTGGATACGCTCATTAAGCTCTCTGATATCAATTACTTCCTGCATAATTTTAAATTTTTGGGACACAAAATTAAAAAAGTGATTTAGGGTATTTCAAGAGTTTTTTTGTTAAAAAATGTTAATTATAAACCTAAATATCCAAATTAATAACAACACTTTTTTTAAAAAAGTATGTGTGTAGAGAAAAATTTTCTTAAACATAAAAAATTATCAACAAAAAAGCAAAATGGGCATAACTTAAAAAAATATTTTTTGAAATTTAATCGAATAGTAATACATTTGTTGTGTTTATTTAAAAAATTTAAACCAAAAACATTTAAAAATGAGTAAAAAATTAATTGCACTGTTGATATCCATTATATTTTGCTATAATGCTGGGGCACAATGGGTAAATAAGTCATTTATATATGATTCACAAACGCGCAGTTATCGAGTTTATACAGCTCCCAATTATAATCCGGCAAACCCAGCATCACTGGTAATAACTTTGCACGGTTTAGGTGACAATATGACGAATTTTAGTACAGCATTGAAATTTAATTATATTGCCGACACAGCAAATATTGTGATAATTTGCCCTCAAGCTATTTCTGATGCTATAGCTGGAACCGCTTGGAATTCTGGTGCAGGTTTTATGGGATATTATCCAAATTCGACGGTCGATGATGTTGGATTTATTAATGCATTAGTTGATACAACCAAAGCAAATTACTCAATTGACTCTTCAAAAGTTTATCTGTGTGGATTTTCCATGGGCGGATTTATGACGGAAAGAATGGCCTTGCAATCAAACAGTAAGTTTGCGGCTTTTGCATCAATGTCGGGCACTATTGGTTCTGGTATTACGTCGTTTAATCCTGGGCGTCCAATTCGTATTGCCCATTTTCACGGAACTTCTGACGCAACAGTTGCGTTTTCTGGTAATTCTTATGGAGTAGATGCTGATTCACTTATTAATTTTTGGGTTTTAAATAATGGCGGCAGTTTCACTCATGATTCTATCCAGTATCTTAATACTGTTAATGATAACATAACTGTTGATCGCTTTAAATATTCTACCGGTAATCCAGACAATGAAGTGTGGTTTTTTAGAATGAATGGTGCTGACCACACTATTTTATACAAGCCAACAAACGACATTACTGAAATTTACGAAATGTGGCTTTTTTTCCGAAATATTATTGATCCTACGGCTGGAATTTATGCATCTGCAAGCGAGAAAAAGAACGTTCAGGTTTATCCTAATCCGGCTGCGGATTTTATTAATGTGATACTACCGGAAACATCAGAAAAAATAAAAGTAGAGATTTATTCTGTTCACGGAGCATTGGTTTATTCTGCAATAGTTCAAAACTCATTTCATCATATTTCATTGGATAAAGCTAAATTCCATAATGGAATGTATTTGATTAGAGTGTCCGGGGCATCTGTGAACTATACACAACAAATTATTATTCAGAAATAAAACTGTTTTACTGGTTTTAATCAAAGTTTTTGCAGATTTTTGAATTTTTTTTGAAATAAATGTAATTTATTTCATTTTGTTAAGTTTATATTGGCGATAAATGTAACAAATCTGAATGTCATCTCTCTATTAAGTGACCAATAAATAATTTAAGTGAAATCAACCAGAAAAATAATCTCAATATTATTGTTTGCTTTTTCAATAGTATCTTATGCGCAAACACCCCAGCGAGTAACCATTAAAGGTATTGTTAAAGATAATGATAATAACGAAGCAGCTTTTGCCACAGTGATGCTGCTTGGCCCAAAAGACTCCACATTGCAGAATTTTACACAAAGCAATGAACATGGCGCTTTTACTTTTAATAATGTAAAAAATACGTCATACCTGCTCAAAGTATCTCATATCAGTTTTTTGCCTTTACAGTTAGCCATAGAGCCTTCAAATACTGCAATTAATGATCTGGGTGCGGTGGCAATAAAGCCTATTGCAAAAGAGCTTTTTGAAGTGGTGATACGTGAAGCGAAAGCCCCGTTGACTATCCGGGGTGATACCATTGAGTATGATGCAACAACCTTTAAAGCCCCTCCGGGTTCTACGGTTGAAGACTTGCTTCGCCGCCTGCCGGGTATCGAAGTGGATATTTCAGGCAATTTGAAATCTCAGGGCAAAGATGTGAAGCGTGTGTATGTGGATGGTAAAACTTTTTTTGGCGATGACCCCACAGGAGCCACAAAAAACCTTGATGCAAATACGGTTTCAAAGGTACAGGTGTTCGACGAAAAATCTGAACAGTCGAAATTAACTGGTGTGGATGACGGGGTAAAAGAAAAAGCTATGAATCTGGAACTGAAAGAGGAATATAAAAAAGGCTCTTTCGGCAAAGTAACTGCGGCAGCTGGAGCTAATGAAAAAGGTGTTTTCAGATGGGCCGGACGAGGGAATTTTAATCGTTTTGATAAAAAAAATCAATTGTCAATTATTGCTTATGCAAACAATATTAACGAAACTGGTGTCAACTGGGAAGACTATAGCGAGTTTAAAGGCCAGTCCACTTTCGACCAGTACGATAACGGAGATTTTGGCTTTAGCAGCGGAAGAGGAAGATATTATAGTTTCGATGATTCCGACTCCCCTATGAATAATTTCGACGGGCGCGGCTTTACAAATAATTATGGCGGCGGGGTGAATTATAATTTTGACAATACGAAAACAAAATTTAATGTTTCGTATTTCTATAAAAACAACAACCAGAAATATGACCAGTTTAATTATAAAGAAACTTTATACAGTGATAGCTCATTTTTTAATTATGATACAACAAACTATTCCGATTACAGGCAAAATCACACATTATCAACACGCATTGAGCAAATTTTCGACTCTAACAATATTATTATTGCCAAAGCCAATGTTAGATATAGTTCTATTGGTGCAAGCTCTTTAAATAATAGCATTTACTCTGTTAACGATATTGATATTTTAAATGACTTATTTACAAATAACTCAAACGGTAAATATTCCTGGAGGCTTACAAGTGCTGCAATATACAGGCATAAATTTAAAGTTTAGGGACGCTCTTTTGCGGTAAGTGCCGCCTATAATAAAAACCCGGGCGACGATAACGAAGATTTGTATTCTTTGAACAGGTTTTTTATTAATGCTTACGAAGAAATCATTCATCGCATGTCTGCAAAAGACTACGATAAACAGCAGATAAAATCCAGCCTGCTTTATACCGAGCCACTTTCTAAAAAGTTTTTTATAGAATTATTTTATAATTTCAATACGATTAACAATAAAGTGAACAGGCAGATTACCGATGCTCTGAATAACGACATCAGAATTGACAGCTTGAGTGTTTTTTACACTAATGATGTGATGATAAACCGCCTGGGGGGCGATGTGCGTTATTCTTACAACGGGCTGAATATTATGCTTGGCGTGGCAGGGCAATACCTGCAAATGAAAGGAAAATATTCTGTGGATAAAGATATGCCTTTACTCACCGAACCCATCAATAAAAGTTATTGGAGCCTGAGCCCAAAATTTACCTTCACTTACGAATTCCCGAACAACATGTGGCTGGAATTTGATTATGGCTACGATGTTACGGAGCCTTCATTTGAATACCTTCAGCCTGTGCCAAATGTTTCGAACCCTTTATATCGCACAGAGGGAAATATTAACCTGAAACCGGAACGCACACACAATATTGGTTTTGATTATCATTATTACAATCCGGCATCATTTACACACCTCGGCGTGAACAGCAGTTATAATTATTGTGCTAATGGAATTTCTTATAATCATAATGTTGTGATGACAGACTCCATTGGCATCGTTACTGTTTCAACTCCTGATAATAATTCGGAAACACATAATGTGAATTCATGGATGTGGATTGGCTACCCCATCATTAAAACAAAATTTACCAACGACTGGAGCCTGGGCTTCTGGTACGATAATTCAGGTTCATACATAAATGATGTTTTTAATGAAAGCAATCAATACCGTTATTATTTGAACACCTCATTCAGTATCACTCCGGTAAGCAAACTTGTCATTGCTTTGTCGGGCAGGGCTTCCTTAATTGATTCACGCCTTTCCATAAATACAGAAAGAAATCAATTTATACAGTCATATACAGCAGGTTTGTCCTTGAAATGGCAGTTTACTAAGAAAACTTTTTTTGAGAGCAATTTCGATTATAAGTTTTACCGCACTTCTTTATACGATTATGATGAAAACATTCCCATCCTCAACGCTTCCATAAGACAGCTTCTGGGAAAGAAAAACAATTTTGAGTTACGCCTTGCGGCTTTCGATATCTTTGATAAAAGAAAATACATACAGCAATACAGCTCGCAAAACTACAACATCCGCTCTACGGCCGAAACACTGGCGCGCTACTTTATGTTGAGTTTCAGCTATAATATTAAAGGATATGAAACCAAGCTCAAAAAGGACAGGCATTTCTTTTAAAAAAGTTAACCATAAATATATGAAAAAGGCACTCATTTTCATGTTTTTTCTTAGTTTGATACCTTTCTTTTCAGGCAAAACTTTTTCACAACAAACCGAAGGAACTATAAAATACCTTACCACTTACGACTGGGTGAAAATGCTCAATGCCTGCGATTATCTGAGCAAGGAACGCAAGGAAAAAATCTCGTATATGTGGGGCAACCGTTCCGAGTGGAAGATATACGAATTGTTGCATTTCACTGCCAAAAAAACCAAATTTGAAGAATCGGAAGAAAGCGCAGACCCAAGAGAAGATGATGGCTATTCGGGACGTAAAGAAACTTTTTTTATGACCTGCGATTTTGAAAACAATACGATGTTTGATGCCATCACAACTCTGGGAAAAGTTTACCTGATTGAAGACAGTTTAAGGAAACCCGACTGGAAGATACTCAACGATATGAAAGAAGTGGCAGGGCATGTTTGCATGAATGCCTCGCTCACAGATACACTCCGTAACCAGAAAATTACCGCATGGTTTGCACTTGATATTCCCCTACAGGTGGGCCCCGACCGCTTTTTCGGCTTGCCGGGAATGATACTGGAAGTGAATATTAACAAAGGTGCCTGTGTGATCACTGCCGAAAAAATTGAAATGAAAAAGCTTTCCACGGAGTTCGACCTCCCTAAAAAACTCAAAGGGAAAAAAATTTCAAGCGCCGAATACCATGCAGTTTTGAAAAAGTTTTATGACGAAAAACGCCAGGCTGAAGAATTCCCATGGGGGGTGAGGTATTGATGCTTTTGCAAAACTCTGGTTGCTTCTGTGGAAGAATATGCCGTGCTTTTTTAACCACAGAGAAAACAGAGGAAAAAACAGAGTTGCACAGTGTTTTAATACCATTACTTGATATAGTTTAATGCATCTTTTTTATTGGACTATTACAGATACCGTATCGGTATAAGATAGTATTGAGATATTTTATTTTGGTAAAATAAAACTGTTTCTGAGTTT
This region of Bacteroidales bacterium genomic DNA includes:
- a CDS encoding T9SS type A sorting domain-containing protein, whose amino-acid sequence is MSKKLIALLISIIFCYNAGAQWVNKSFIYDSQTRSYRVYTAPNYNPANPASLVITLHGLGDNMTNFSTALKFNYIADTANIVIICPQAISDAIAGTAWNSGAGFMGYYPNSTVDDVGFINALVDTTKANYSIDSSKVYLCGFSMGGFMTERMALQSNSKFAAFASMSGTIGSGITSFNPGRPIRIAHFHGTSDATVAFSGNSYGVDADSLINFWVLNNGGSFTHDSIQYLNTVNDNITVDRFKYSTGNPDNEVWFFRMNGADHTILYKPTNDITEIYEMWLFFRNIIDPTAGIYASASEKKNVQVYPNPAADFINVILPETSEKIKVEIYSVHGALVYSAIVQNSFHHISLDKAKFHNGMYLIRVSGASVNYTQQIIIQK
- a CDS encoding GLPGLI family protein, which gives rise to MKKALIFMFFLSLIPFFSGKTFSQQTEGTIKYLTTYDWVKMLNACDYLSKERKEKISYMWGNRSEWKIYELLHFTAKKTKFEESEESADPREDDGYSGRKETFFMTCDFENNTMFDAITTLGKVYLIEDSLRKPDWKILNDMKEVAGHVCMNASLTDTLRNQKITAWFALDIPLQVGPDRFFGLPGMILEVNINKGACVITAEKIEMKKLSTEFDLPKKLKGKKISSAEYHAVLKKFYDEKRQAEEFPWGVRY
- a CDS encoding outer membrane beta-barrel family protein; this encodes MYSLNRFFINAYEEIIHRMSAKDYDKQQIKSSLLYTEPLSKKFFIELFYNFNTINNKVNRQITDALNNDIRIDSLSVFYTNDVMINRLGGDVRYSYNGLNIMLGVAGQYLQMKGKYSVDKDMPLLTEPINKSYWSLSPKFTFTYEFPNNMWLEFDYGYDVTEPSFEYLQPVPNVSNPLYRTEGNINLKPERTHNIGFDYHYYNPASFTHLGVNSSYNYCANGISYNHNVVMTDSIGIVTVSTPDNNSETHNVNSWMWIGYPIIKTKFTNDWSLGFWYDNSGSYINDVFNESNQYRYYLNTSFSITPVSKLVIALSGRASLIDSRLSINTERNQFIQSYTAGLSLKWQFTKKTFFESNFDYKFYRTSLYDYDENIPILNASIRQLLGKKNNFELRLAAFDIFDKRKYIQQYSSQNYNIRSTAETLARYFMLSFSYNIKGYETKLKKDRHFF
- a CDS encoding AAA family ATPase; translation: MQEVIDIRELNERIQRESAFVDIVTMEMAKVIVGQKHMIERLLIGLLSNGHILLEGVPGLAKTLAIKSLANAIDAKFNRIQFTPDLLPADLVGTMVYSQKKEEFNVRKGPIFANFILADEINRSPAKVQSALLESMQERQVTIGDTTFPLPEPFLVLATQNPIEQEGTYPLPEAQVDRFMLKVVISYPNKEEEKLIMKQNVGNKALATKPVIKTDDIIKARAIVREVYIDEKIENYITDIVFATRYPSKYNLKKFEGLINYGASPRASIYLALAAKAYAFIKRKGYVYPEDIRAVCHDVLRHRIGLTYEAEAENITTEEIINEILNIVEVP
- a CDS encoding carboxypeptidase-like regulatory domain-containing protein — protein: MKSTRKIISILLFAFSIVSYAQTPQRVTIKGIVKDNDNNEAAFATVMLLGPKDSTLQNFTQSNEHGAFTFNNVKNTSYLLKVSHISFLPLQLAIEPSNTAINDLGAVAIKPIAKELFEVVIREAKAPLTIRGDTIEYDATTFKAPPGSTVEDLLRRLPGIEVDISGNLKSQGKDVKRVYVDGKTFFGDDPTGATKNLDANTVSKVQVFDEKSEQSKLTGVDDGVKEKAMNLELKEEYKKGSFGKVTAAAGANEKGVFRWAGRGNFNRFDKKNQLSIIAYANNINETGVNWEDYSEFKGQSTFDQYDNGDFGFSSGRGRYYSFDDSDSPMNNFDGRGFTNNYGGGVNYNFDNTKTKFNVSYFYKNNNQKYDQFNYKETLYSDSSFFNYDTTNYSDYRQNHTLSTRIEQIFDSNNIIIAKANVRYSSIGASSLNNSIYSVNDIDILNDLFTNNSNGKYSWRLTSAAIYRHKFKV